The bacterium genome includes a region encoding these proteins:
- a CDS encoding TonB-dependent receptor, producing the protein MGDKAITFLNASTRGNTGSTTYYADNFIYDIDRGFLGYKKSESDEWFGGINFNWQWNKEHFIESGIEFSSHTERLLDITDIGNPIGGANNIYGYRAYIDDQNRFAVRHQDKNDPEALIDGPKTPKTAAFFIQDKYTIERFTFSGGMRVDYFSNGVKSVDPRQFGFISLQVGQKLNESKSYIKWSPRLGISAEFSKNLSVRSSYGWFYHLPAFENYFVSSNMVERLIIAPPFKNYVANPTLEPEKTEAIEIGVSYNTSKVIFDAAFFRNTVTDVIVKGQQPALNILWTLDNSASSIVTGFNLRVENRISDNFSMGAFATFLRSNTATSESGSGFRSDWLMDGQEQIDASSDHEQRTTLKFFADGQLLKGEGPLIGDVRPLQNTSLFVWINWANGFPYTPTAVTRYALAGSSTATQTGERNSRTTPSTMTVDLKVTKAFNITERYRATLYIEILNLLDRKNPIQVFSATGKADTDGYLATSDAQTLNTRQQQQYQYLLKNSLYYSNPRLVNLGCKIEF; encoded by the coding sequence ATGGGTGACAAGGCGATAACGTTTCTTAATGCCTCGACAAGAGGCAACACCGGGTCGACAACCTACTATGCGGACAATTTTATCTATGATATTGATCGCGGATTTCTTGGCTACAAGAAAAGTGAATCCGATGAATGGTTTGGCGGAATCAACTTCAACTGGCAGTGGAATAAAGAACACTTCATCGAAAGCGGCATCGAGTTCTCAAGCCATACGGAGCGCCTGCTTGATATCACGGATATTGGTAATCCGATTGGTGGAGCAAATAATATTTATGGTTATAGAGCATATATTGATGATCAGAACAGATTCGCAGTAAGACACCAAGACAAGAATGACCCGGAGGCCCTTATAGATGGGCCAAAGACACCCAAGACTGCCGCTTTCTTCATTCAAGATAAATATACTATCGAGCGGTTCACGTTCTCAGGCGGCATGAGAGTTGACTATTTTTCTAACGGTGTAAAATCTGTGGATCCACGACAATTCGGATTTATTTCGTTACAGGTTGGTCAGAAACTGAATGAGAGTAAGTCATATATTAAATGGAGCCCGCGACTGGGCATATCGGCCGAATTCAGCAAGAATTTATCAGTTCGATCTAGTTACGGATGGTTCTATCACCTACCCGCTTTTGAAAATTATTTCGTTAGCAGCAATATGGTAGAAAGACTCATTATCGCACCGCCGTTTAAGAATTATGTAGCAAATCCGACACTCGAGCCCGAAAAAACAGAAGCGATCGAAATCGGAGTATCCTACAATACAAGCAAGGTCATTTTTGATGCGGCTTTTTTTCGAAACACTGTTACTGATGTGATCGTGAAAGGTCAACAACCGGCCTTAAATATTCTATGGACGTTAGACAATTCCGCATCATCAATTGTTACTGGATTTAATTTACGCGTTGAAAACCGGATCTCAGATAATTTTTCGATGGGCGCTTTTGCAACGTTTTTGCGTTCTAATACCGCCACGTCGGAAAGCGGTTCCGGTTTTCGCTCCGACTGGTTAATGGATGGTCAAGAACAGATCGATGCCTCCTCGGATCACGAACAGAGAACCACACTGAAATTCTTTGCAGATGGACAATTACTCAAAGGCGAAGGCCCGCTAATCGGAGACGTAAGGCCCCTCCAAAACACAAGCCTATTCGTGTGGATTAACTGGGCAAACGGTTTTCCGTATACGCCAACCGCCGTCACGCGCTATGCGCTGGCAGGATCGTCCACGGCCACCCAAACCGGTGAAAGAAATTCCAGAACCACGCCTTCAACCATGACCGTAGATCTGAAAGTCACCAAAGCATTTAATATCACAGAACGTTACCGCGCCACGCTCTATATCGAGATCCTGAACCTGCTTGACCGCAAAAACCCGATACAGGTTTTCTCTGCAACAGGAAAGGCTGACACCGACGGCTATCTGGCGACGTCGGATGCACAGACTTTAAATACAAGACAGCAGCAGCAGTATCAGTATCTGCTGAAAAATAGTTTGTATTATTCCAACCCCCGGCTGGTAAACCTGGGATGCAAGATCGAGTTTTGA
- a CDS encoding TonB-dependent receptor: MKKHILFICVIMTQLVFSSATPIIAGVTGRLKGKVIDKNSQEALPNAVVKIEGTYFETTTNSAGEFSFIGIDAGTYDVTGSSNSYTNHTIIEALVFPDQVTELVFELLPLTTDGYSQFTMFQEPNVQSRSPFTINALTRSEISKLPVRSIDDIILSTTGSIYNRNERSGYTGNYYYGLGIAVNNEGFAEYREAAITGSDNLHVRGGADNELGYYMDGMMLNDPFTGNVYTQLPFYAVDHVSVQTGGFGASYGSYASGIANITPRRAGNRISASGQYTTDAAAGLLGANSYGNRLYSLTVSGPVATKRLKFFAAADLSVTDDAEPSYLGVSRYRLTTGGIKNPDPTIMDTVIFKNHRKGPRVLHVNAQSVRNIYASMSFSPTSSIQIDATAMHSFRRRNIFFAEYLLAPDRVPHQERSAFNLGLSGKWIVNPDLFVRASLGYYSTDYQLMERSLFDKGSDGVLLLGERTRGNTNSTTYYGDNLLYDINRGFIPYLKTESNNTSLNLALGWRYEKAHFIETGIDHRKHTVRYASIFDVGYPVGGGNNIYGYEIDTSGSKYRLRPIGTSGMDGAKTPSVTAIYLHDRFDYEIFHFVGGFRYEIFDPGTRELKNLGNPTGNDGMLNEDDFKAGKNQTYMSPRFGVSVEVMQGISLRGNYGLYYQTANYQQYYVSRGFLERMSVAPPYNTVVGNSSLQPVKNESYELGLHYVYKNIFKLNISRFWKNASNAIVVVPITSFPNALHTSVNVKEDEIDGWDFQMESRMTQNLQMIFRLGIVENMQDYSVKSSGFRAAWLGYSSERFKMHPNYWKGSNFSTSIIYQLNKHEGPSIGQMQPFENMTFCIVYTETGGSLYTPTQITKLGVVGVPEPRAIARHNSGRIPNRQNLDMKIMKKLAIGQKYQMSGFVLITNVLNAKNAANVFASTGLTNDDAFLATPGVSLTERELNQYNINLKDNFNLEPPRQVAVGLTMEF; the protein is encoded by the coding sequence ATGAAAAAGCATATTTTATTTATTTGTGTGATAATGACCCAATTGGTATTCAGCAGCGCCACTCCAATTATCGCCGGTGTCACCGGCCGGCTCAAGGGAAAAGTCATCGACAAAAATTCACAGGAGGCGTTGCCAAATGCGGTTGTAAAAATCGAAGGAACTTATTTTGAGACGACAACCAATTCCGCCGGTGAGTTTTCATTCATCGGAATCGATGCGGGAACGTATGACGTTACCGGTTCATCAAACTCATACACAAATCATACTATTATCGAGGCTTTAGTATTTCCGGATCAGGTTACCGAGTTGGTCTTTGAGCTGTTGCCTTTAACGACAGACGGATATTCACAATTTACAATGTTTCAAGAGCCCAATGTCCAGTCGAGAAGCCCGTTTACAATAAACGCACTGACACGCTCAGAGATTTCCAAATTGCCGGTCCGATCAATCGATGATATCATCTTAAGTACCACAGGCTCCATTTACAATCGTAACGAACGATCAGGTTATACCGGAAATTATTATTATGGACTTGGAATCGCTGTTAATAATGAGGGATTTGCCGAGTATAGAGAGGCGGCCATTACCGGCAGTGATAATCTCCATGTTCGTGGCGGCGCGGACAACGAATTGGGTTACTACATGGACGGAATGATGCTAAACGATCCATTCACAGGAAATGTGTATACTCAACTGCCTTTCTACGCGGTAGATCACGTATCAGTGCAGACGGGAGGTTTTGGCGCATCTTACGGGAGTTACGCCTCTGGGATTGCTAATATTACTCCACGCCGTGCGGGCAACCGGATTTCCGCATCCGGTCAATACACCACAGATGCCGCGGCGGGATTGCTTGGAGCCAATAGCTATGGCAATCGTTTGTACAGTCTCACTGTTTCGGGCCCGGTTGCCACAAAGCGTCTGAAATTTTTTGCTGCGGCTGATTTGTCTGTCACCGATGACGCGGAACCTTCGTATCTGGGCGTTTCCCGATATCGTTTGACCACCGGAGGCATTAAAAACCCGGATCCAACCATCATGGATACGGTTATTTTCAAAAACCACCGAAAAGGACCAAGGGTTCTTCATGTCAATGCCCAAAGCGTGAGAAACATATACGCCTCAATGTCGTTCAGTCCAACATCGTCCATTCAGATCGATGCCACGGCTATGCACTCTTTCAGAAGAAGAAATATCTTTTTTGCGGAATACCTTCTCGCGCCCGATCGCGTGCCGCATCAGGAACGATCTGCATTTAACCTGGGGCTTTCAGGAAAATGGATCGTCAATCCCGATCTCTTCGTCCGGGCGAGCCTGGGCTATTATTCCACGGATTATCAATTGATGGAGCGCAGTTTGTTTGATAAAGGGAGCGATGGGGTTCTTTTGTTAGGTGAAAGAACAAGAGGAAACACAAATTCCACGACCTATTACGGCGATAATCTGCTTTATGACATCAACCGTGGCTTCATTCCATATCTTAAAACTGAGTCCAATAATACTTCACTAAACCTGGCTTTAGGATGGCGATATGAAAAAGCTCATTTCATTGAAACTGGCATTGATCATAGAAAACACACCGTGCGGTATGCAAGCATATTCGACGTCGGCTATCCAGTGGGCGGTGGCAATAATATTTACGGATATGAGATTGACACCTCCGGTTCCAAGTATCGGCTTAGGCCGATAGGAACGTCCGGAATGGACGGAGCCAAGACTCCGTCGGTGACAGCAATCTATCTGCATGACCGTTTTGATTATGAGATATTTCATTTTGTCGGCGGTTTTCGATATGAAATTTTTGATCCGGGCACGCGGGAACTGAAAAACCTGGGCAATCCAACCGGTAATGATGGCATGTTGAATGAAGACGACTTCAAAGCTGGAAAGAATCAAACTTATATGAGTCCGCGCTTTGGCGTATCGGTGGAAGTTATGCAGGGTATTTCTCTCAGGGGAAATTACGGTTTGTATTATCAGACGGCCAATTACCAGCAATATTATGTTTCGCGCGGTTTTCTTGAAAGAATGTCAGTCGCTCCCCCATATAATACGGTTGTGGGTAACTCCTCTTTGCAACCGGTCAAAAATGAATCTTACGAACTTGGTCTCCATTATGTGTATAAAAACATATTTAAACTTAATATATCCCGTTTTTGGAAAAACGCGTCAAATGCAATAGTCGTAGTTCCGATAACTTCATTTCCAAACGCCTTGCATACTTCGGTAAATGTCAAAGAAGATGAAATTGACGGATGGGATTTTCAGATGGAATCCCGGATGACACAGAACTTACAGATGATTTTCCGTTTGGGCATCGTCGAAAACATGCAGGACTATTCAGTAAAATCTTCAGGTTTTCGTGCAGCTTGGTTGGGTTATTCGTCTGAACGGTTCAAAATGCATCCAAATTATTGGAAAGGATCAAATTTTAGCACAAGCATTATATACCAGTTAAATAAACATGAGGGCCCGTCAATCGGACAGATGCAACCATTTGAGAACATGACTTTTTGCATTGTTTATACCGAAACCGGCGGATCACTCTATACGCCAACGCAAATAACAAAACTTGGCGTTGTTGGAGTTCCGGAACCCCGTGCAATTGCCAGACATAATTCCGGCCGTATACCCAACCGGCAGAATCTCGATATGAAGATCATGAAGAAATTGGCGATAGGGCAAAAGTATCAAATGTCCGGCTTTGTCCTGATCACAAATGTGCTGAACGCAAAAAATGCAGCCAATGTTTTTGCTTCAACGGGTCTTACCAATGACGATGCATTCCTTGCCACACCTGGTGTATCTTTGACTGAAAGAGAACTCAACCAATACAACATAAACCTTAAAGACAATTTTAATCTGGAACCGCCAAGACAAGTGGCCGTCGGCTTAACTATGGAATTTTAA
- a CDS encoding porin family protein, giving the protein MKKIICFYLAFSSLLIENSFSQNHLSPTIFFNSGISIPYAPSNFTKYWSPGFNLGGGAEFLINTSLALQPYFEYNTMPVNKAKLNTSASNIVGGNVSLYTVSLNFKAGSIRPGEGLGMYVISGLGLFQLDQSSVGLSSGGTVKDLGIHAGLGFIDKISDRYGVFAEFKYAVGLISGKNAQYLPIKIGIYFEPRDLEK; this is encoded by the coding sequence ATGAAAAAAATTATTTGCTTTTATTTGGCATTCTCTAGCCTCCTGATCGAGAATAGTTTTTCGCAGAACCATCTGAGCCCGACTATTTTTTTCAATTCAGGAATATCGATACCGTACGCTCCCAGCAACTTTACAAAATACTGGAGCCCCGGTTTCAATTTAGGCGGTGGCGCCGAATTCCTAATCAATACTTCGCTCGCACTCCAGCCTTATTTCGAATACAATACCATGCCAGTGAACAAAGCAAAACTTAATACGAGTGCTTCAAACATCGTTGGCGGTAATGTTTCTTTGTACACCGTTTCGTTGAATTTCAAAGCCGGCAGTATAAGACCAGGCGAGGGACTGGGTATGTATGTTATCAGCGGGCTTGGGCTCTTTCAGTTGGATCAAAGCAGTGTCGGTCTGAGTTCGGGGGGTACGGTCAAAGATCTCGGAATTCATGCCGGCCTGGGCTTTATTGATAAAATCTCAGACCGATATGGCGTATTTGCCGAATTCAAATACGCCGTGGGATTGATCAGCGGCAAAAATGCACAATATTTACCGATCAAGATCGGTATTTATTTTGAACCGAGAGATTTGGAAAAATAA
- a CDS encoding M20/M25/M40 family metallo-hydrolase: MKRFLILFSALCMFIFSFELHAQFNPADTLVAFNIKKEAIENSKVMELLNVLTNVIGPRLTNSKGMAAANAWSQKTLESYGLTAQVEAWGEFGRGWDVKSFRAGVTAPYAFQLIAYPKAWSPATIGAVKGKIIYVNEKNLEAVKTKYDGKLKNAIVLLGEKIKVEPSFEPAAKRVTDAELLAMANASQKDEPRGSYRAQFRNSSFYPAYVERSKIFTWVNEQQPALILDGGTSSSRMPGRNSGVVTVQSANTPLLDEEDVFGRKNPKPYDVKPPFIAPQVVIAAEQFNQLAELIINGKDVKLECDLQVDWQNKDTKGYNTIAEWEGSDLKDEIVMIGAHMDSWHGATGATDNAAGVAVMMEAVRILKQLDIKPRRTIRVGLWSGEEQGLLGSRNYVAKHLKDSMSTKPDYEKFNVYYNLDNGGGQIRGIHMQGNEKAAENFRQWLEPFRAWDASTISLKKTGSTDHAAFDDAGLPGFQFIQDPLEYGSKTWHTNMDMPDHIVAQDMRRNAAIVAYFVYQSAMQDERLPRK; encoded by the coding sequence ATGAAACGTTTTCTTATTTTATTCTCTGCGCTGTGCATGTTCATTTTTTCATTTGAATTACACGCGCAATTCAATCCCGCTGATACGCTGGTTGCTTTCAATATTAAAAAAGAAGCTATAGAAAATTCCAAGGTGATGGAACTACTTAATGTACTGACCAATGTTATCGGGCCTCGGCTGACCAACTCCAAAGGCATGGCGGCAGCCAACGCGTGGTCGCAAAAGACGCTTGAGTCATACGGCCTTACAGCGCAGGTTGAGGCTTGGGGCGAATTTGGTCGCGGCTGGGATGTCAAATCGTTCCGCGCCGGCGTGACCGCGCCGTATGCTTTTCAGCTTATCGCGTATCCCAAAGCCTGGTCACCGGCAACAATCGGCGCCGTCAAAGGAAAAATCATTTATGTCAATGAAAAAAATTTAGAAGCCGTGAAAACGAAATATGACGGAAAATTGAAAAACGCCATAGTTCTGCTGGGTGAGAAGATCAAAGTAGAACCCTCATTCGAACCTGCCGCGAAACGCGTAACGGATGCTGAATTATTAGCCATGGCGAATGCATCCCAGAAAGACGAACCCAGGGGAAGTTATCGCGCGCAATTTAGGAATTCATCCTTTTATCCTGCCTACGTTGAACGCTCAAAAATTTTCACCTGGGTCAACGAGCAGCAGCCCGCATTGATCCTCGACGGCGGAACCAGCAGTTCGCGTATGCCGGGCAGAAATTCCGGAGTAGTAACGGTGCAAAGCGCCAATACACCGCTCCTTGATGAAGAGGATGTGTTCGGCCGGAAAAATCCAAAACCGTACGACGTGAAGCCGCCCTTCATCGCGCCGCAAGTCGTGATAGCGGCGGAACAATTTAATCAGCTTGCCGAACTCATTATCAACGGAAAAGACGTTAAGCTGGAATGTGACCTGCAGGTCGATTGGCAGAATAAAGACACCAAAGGATACAACACGATTGCAGAATGGGAAGGTAGCGACCTGAAAGACGAAATTGTGATGATCGGCGCGCACATGGATTCATGGCACGGCGCGACCGGCGCAACGGATAATGCGGCCGGCGTAGCGGTCATGATGGAAGCCGTCCGCATTTTAAAACAACTCGACATCAAGCCTCGCCGAACGATCCGCGTTGGTTTGTGGTCGGGGGAGGAACAGGGATTGTTAGGATCGAGAAATTATGTTGCAAAACATCTGAAGGATTCGATGTCAACAAAACCGGATTACGAAAAATTTAATGTATACTATAATCTGGACAACGGCGGAGGACAAATTCGCGGGATTCATATGCAGGGAAATGAAAAAGCTGCCGAAAATTTTCGTCAGTGGCTTGAACCGTTTCGCGCTTGGGACGCATCCACAATCTCTTTAAAGAAAACAGGGAGCACGGATCACGCTGCATTTGATGATGCGGGGCTGCCGGGCTTTCAGTTCATACAGGATCCGCTTGAATACGGTTCGAAAACCTGGCATACGAATATGGACATGCCCGACCACATCGTGGCGCAGGACATGCGGCGTAATGCGGCTATAGTCGCTTATTTTGTTTATCAAAGTGCGATGCAGGATGAGAGATTGCCGAGGAAATGA
- a CDS encoding ankyrin repeat domain-containing protein — protein sequence MKRKMSRCYCVIRDGVMVDKTIMKFLILNFKLHALFALMILIGCGNQRDNARKELDRLGIEYSEKSFLHRLRKGDAILTNLFLTSGMNPNARFLRSYDSTSQGELNEPTPLMIAARDGHSKLVRLLLARGADVNALATNGQTALMYAARYAPVDVMESLIKKGAKVNAKDEDGKTALTFAVLFDRVEIIKSLLQNGGDVNARDRFHFTPLMQAAIKGKANIITVLLTNGADLTAANDQGQTVLMLATEYNRIEAVRLLLMNGADIRSRDKKNRTALDVAKSKQYKTIIDLFADASAKK from the coding sequence ATGAAACGGAAGATGAGCCGATGTTATTGCGTGATACGGGATGGAGTTATGGTGGATAAAACAATTATGAAATTTTTGATTCTGAATTTTAAATTACATGCCCTTTTCGCATTAATGATCTTAATTGGATGCGGGAATCAACGTGACAATGCAAGAAAGGAACTGGATCGCCTGGGCATTGAGTACAGTGAAAAATCTTTTCTGCATAGATTACGCAAGGGCGATGCGATTTTAACCAATCTTTTTTTGACATCGGGAATGAATCCCAATGCCCGGTTTTTACGTTCGTACGATTCAACTTCTCAAGGAGAACTCAACGAGCCTACGCCGTTGATGATTGCGGCTCGTGACGGGCATTCGAAATTAGTACGTCTGCTGCTGGCCAGAGGCGCCGATGTCAACGCCCTCGCCACCAACGGGCAGACTGCGCTGATGTATGCTGCCCGGTATGCGCCGGTGGATGTGATGGAATCGTTGATCAAGAAAGGCGCGAAGGTCAACGCAAAAGACGAGGACGGAAAGACTGCGCTTACGTTTGCGGTGCTATTTGACCGGGTTGAAATTATCAAATCTCTTCTGCAAAACGGTGGCGATGTCAACGCGCGAGATCGATTTCATTTCACGCCGCTGATGCAGGCGGCCATCAAAGGCAAAGCCAACATCATTACTGTTCTCCTCACAAATGGGGCTGATCTAACGGCAGCCAACGATCAGGGGCAAACCGTCCTAATGTTGGCAACAGAATATAACCGAATTGAGGCTGTACGGCTTCTGCTTATGAACGGCGCGGACATACGCTCTCGCGATAAAAAAAACCGTACTGCGCTCGATGTTGCTAAATCTAAGCAATACAAAACGATTATTGACCTATTTGCAGACGCTTCAGCGAAAAAATAA